A DNA window from Variovorax sp. J2L1-78 contains the following coding sequences:
- a CDS encoding 4a-hydroxytetrahydrobiopterin dehydratase: MPSTSMLSFKDWKSTPRRALSATEIVGALARLDGWKLTGNDADVAIEKTYTFANYFETIAFVNALALVAHRFDHHPDLSVHYNRCVVRFNTHDVSGISQTDLDCAAQADALLAAV; this comes from the coding sequence ATGCCCAGCACCAGCATGCTCAGCTTCAAGGACTGGAAGTCCACGCCGCGGCGCGCCCTGAGCGCGACCGAGATCGTGGGCGCCCTCGCCCGCCTCGACGGCTGGAAGCTCACCGGCAACGATGCCGATGTCGCCATCGAGAAGACCTACACCTTCGCGAACTACTTCGAGACCATCGCCTTCGTGAACGCGCTCGCCCTGGTGGCGCACCGCTTCGACCACCACCCGGACCTGTCGGTGCACTACAACCGCTGCGTGGTGCGCTTCAACACGCACGACGTGTCCGGCATCTCGCAGACCGACCTCGACTGCGCGGCGCAGGCCGACGCCCTGCTGGCGGCGGTATGA
- the rsgA gene encoding ribosome small subunit-dependent GTPase A, with the protein MAKQRGAAAEAALRDGLVVASHGRHCLVETPEGERLICHPRGKKSQAVVGDRVRWQASEDEGTIEQVVERKNLFYRQDEIRTKSFAANLDQVLILIAAEPEFSEHQLARALIAAEAEHITPIIALNKSDLVVPFERAWARLAPYRRMHQGVLPLSLNASADIDRATLLKLLDGKTTLVLGPSGAGKSTLTNLLVPGASALTNEISYALNSGKHTTTSTTLYWVDAERRTALIDSPGFQEFGLNHIEPMQLARLMPDIAEHTNDCKFYNCTHLHEPGCGVIAQVDSATHAGAINATRYRIYGELFAELSQRRFP; encoded by the coding sequence TTGGCTAAGCAACGCGGCGCCGCCGCCGAGGCGGCACTGCGCGACGGCCTGGTCGTCGCGAGCCACGGCCGTCACTGCCTGGTCGAGACACCCGAGGGCGAACGCCTGATCTGCCACCCGCGCGGCAAGAAGAGCCAGGCCGTCGTGGGCGACCGCGTGCGCTGGCAGGCCAGCGAAGACGAAGGCACGATCGAGCAGGTGGTCGAACGCAAGAACCTGTTCTACCGGCAGGACGAGATCCGCACCAAGTCCTTCGCGGCCAACCTCGACCAGGTGCTGATCCTCATCGCGGCCGAGCCCGAGTTCTCGGAACACCAGCTGGCGCGGGCGCTGATCGCGGCCGAGGCCGAGCACATCACGCCCATCATCGCGCTGAACAAGAGCGACCTGGTCGTGCCCTTCGAACGCGCTTGGGCCCGGCTGGCCCCGTACCGCCGCATGCACCAGGGCGTGTTGCCGCTGTCGCTCAACGCGTCGGCCGACATCGACCGCGCGACGCTGCTGAAGCTGCTCGACGGCAAGACGACGCTCGTGCTCGGCCCGTCGGGCGCCGGCAAGAGCACGCTCACCAACCTGCTGGTGCCGGGCGCTTCGGCGTTGACCAACGAGATTTCCTACGCGCTCAATTCCGGCAAGCACACGACCACCAGCACCACGCTGTACTGGGTCGACGCAGAACGCCGCACGGCGCTCATCGATTCGCCCGGCTTCCAGGAATTCGGGCTCAACCACATCGAGCCGATGCAGCTCGCGCGCCTGATGCCCGACATCGCCGAGCATACGAACGACTGCAAGTTCTACAACTGCACGCACCTGCACGAGCCGGGCTGCGGCGTGATCGCGCAGGTCGATTCCGCCACCCACGCCGGCGCCATCAACGCCACGCGCTACCGCATCTACGGCGAGCTCTTCGCCGAGCTGAGCCAGCGACGCTTCCCATGA
- a CDS encoding glycosyltransferase family 4 protein codes for MKVLLYSHAFHPSLGGVETVSMALAQGFSANGVACKVVTQSEAVGGVAQDFGFEVIRRPGRAEARALVQWADVVLFNGASLALQPWVLLQRKPFVWVHVGYQAACIDGLGWVDNAPAPMTPLASVRFHARRSGWGFALREGLKLALRRAVAELAVHRNVAITRWMDMALPLPRQVQIYNPFPIAQFSGADRPDPAFEFFYMGRMVQEKGVDVLVHAFAEVLRRHGPGPRLLLIGDGGARAEVERIVAEHGIGDAVVFAGKQSGPALVDWVGRGGIGVLPSVWYEPMGGVAIELMAAGKCLIVSAQGGLAECVGEAGLVFPNGDATALADRMLELLNDPARRNALAAAARERAPQFLPERFVAQYIALLQDVIARR; via the coding sequence ATGAAGGTCCTGCTCTATTCGCACGCCTTCCATCCCTCGCTCGGCGGCGTGGAGACGGTGTCGATGGCGCTGGCGCAGGGTTTCAGCGCCAACGGCGTGGCGTGCAAGGTGGTGACGCAGTCCGAGGCGGTCGGCGGCGTCGCACAGGACTTTGGATTCGAGGTGATCCGCCGGCCGGGCCGGGCCGAAGCCCGCGCGCTGGTGCAATGGGCCGACGTGGTGCTGTTCAATGGCGCGAGCCTCGCGCTGCAACCCTGGGTCCTGCTGCAGCGCAAGCCCTTCGTCTGGGTGCACGTGGGCTACCAGGCCGCCTGCATCGACGGGCTGGGCTGGGTCGACAACGCGCCGGCACCGATGACGCCGCTGGCGTCGGTGCGCTTCCATGCGCGCCGCAGCGGCTGGGGCTTCGCGCTGCGCGAAGGCCTCAAGCTGGCGCTGCGGCGCGCCGTCGCGGAGCTGGCCGTGCATCGGAACGTCGCGATCACGCGCTGGATGGACATGGCGCTGCCGCTGCCGCGCCAGGTCCAGATCTACAACCCCTTCCCCATCGCGCAGTTCTCCGGCGCCGACCGGCCGGACCCCGCATTCGAGTTCTTCTACATGGGCCGCATGGTCCAGGAGAAGGGCGTGGACGTGCTGGTCCATGCCTTTGCCGAGGTGCTGCGGCGGCACGGCCCCGGCCCGCGTCTGCTGCTGATCGGCGATGGCGGCGCGCGCGCCGAGGTCGAGCGGATCGTCGCGGAACACGGGATCGGCGACGCGGTGGTCTTCGCCGGCAAGCAGTCCGGCCCGGCCTTGGTCGACTGGGTCGGGCGTGGCGGCATCGGCGTGCTGCCCTCGGTCTGGTACGAACCCATGGGGGGCGTGGCGATCGAGCTCATGGCCGCGGGCAAATGCCTGATCGTGTCCGCGCAGGGCGGTCTGGCCGAATGCGTCGGCGAGGCTGGCCTGGTCTTCCCGAACGGTGACGCGACGGCGCTGGCCGACCGCATGCTGGAACTGCTGAACGACCCGGCCCGCCGCAACGCGCTGGCCGCGGCGGCACGCGAACGGGCGCCTCAGTTCCTGCCGGAACGCTTCGTGGCGCAATACATCGCGCTGCTGCAGGACGTGATCGCCCGCCGCTGA
- the hisC gene encoding histidinol-phosphate transaminase yields MAPIPTFWSPRIGALEPYVPGEQPRIEGLIKLNTNENPYPPSPRVLDAVQAAAANGLERYPDPESMALREAVAAYYGLTRDQVFAGNGSDEVLAHAFFAFFQQAEPLLFADVTYSFYRVYAQLYGIECALQPVDDTLTIDVDAMAARAAQGCGGLVIANPNAPTGRSLPLADIERLLVACPARVVLVDEAYVDFGAQSAVSLIARHPNLLVVQTLSKSRSLAGLRVGFACGQAPLIDALTRVKNSFNSYPIDRLASAGAVAALEDEAWFRQTRDAIVDTREGLVLQLEDLGFEVQPSHANFVFVRHPAYDAAALAAALRERAVLVRHFRQPRIEQYLRISIGTRAQCSALVDASATIVG; encoded by the coding sequence ATGGCCCCCATCCCGACCTTCTGGAGCCCGCGCATCGGCGCGCTCGAGCCCTACGTGCCCGGCGAGCAGCCGCGCATCGAGGGGCTGATCAAGCTCAACACCAACGAAAACCCCTACCCACCGTCGCCGCGCGTGCTCGATGCGGTGCAGGCCGCGGCGGCGAACGGCCTGGAGCGCTACCCCGACCCCGAGTCGATGGCACTGCGCGAGGCCGTGGCTGCGTACTACGGCCTGACCCGCGACCAGGTCTTTGCCGGCAATGGTTCGGACGAGGTGCTGGCACACGCCTTCTTCGCCTTCTTCCAGCAGGCCGAGCCGCTGCTGTTTGCCGACGTGACGTACAGCTTCTACCGCGTCTATGCGCAGCTCTACGGCATCGAGTGCGCGCTGCAGCCGGTCGACGACACCTTGACCATCGATGTCGATGCGATGGCGGCACGGGCCGCGCAGGGTTGCGGCGGGCTCGTGATCGCCAACCCCAATGCGCCAACGGGGCGGTCGCTGCCGCTGGCCGACATCGAACGCCTGCTGGTCGCGTGCCCGGCGCGCGTGGTGCTGGTGGACGAGGCCTATGTCGACTTCGGGGCGCAGAGCGCGGTGTCGCTGATCGCTCGCCATCCGAACCTGCTGGTGGTGCAGACGCTGTCGAAGTCACGCTCGCTCGCCGGCCTGCGCGTGGGCTTTGCCTGCGGCCAGGCGCCGCTGATCGACGCGCTGACGCGGGTCAAGAACAGCTTCAACTCCTACCCGATCGATCGCCTGGCGAGTGCCGGCGCGGTCGCGGCGCTGGAGGACGAGGCCTGGTTCCGGCAGACGCGCGACGCGATCGTCGACACGCGAGAAGGCCTGGTGCTGCAACTGGAGGATCTCGGCTTCGAGGTGCAGCCGTCGCACGCCAACTTCGTGTTCGTGCGGCACCCTGCGTACGACGCAGCCGCGCTGGCGGCGGCATTGCGCGAGCGGGCCGTGCTGGTGCGGCACTTTCGCCAGCCGCGCATCGAGCAGTACCTGCGCATCAGCATCGGCACGCGGGCCCAGTGCAGCGCGCTGGTCGATGCGTCGGCGACGATCGTCGGCTGA
- a CDS encoding CobD/CbiB family protein — protein MSFFAILCALLIEQVRPLATHNPVYGSVLAWTRWTSRNFDAGQSHHGWVAWALAVFVPTLLSLGVHWLLVLTLGLPFAVLWSVAMLYVTLGFRQFSHHFTGIRDALEEGDEPLARSLLAHWQHVDAADLPRSEIVRHVIEHSVIAAHRHVFGVLAWFSVLAALGLGPAGAVFYRMSEFVARYWAHKDGAIVQPSSVWVQQAARRAWLAADWLPARITALGFAVVGSFEDAIDSWRNDARRFPEPNDGVILAATSGAVNVRLGGGGLRPMAPTDPLASAQVVDTGWTDPVIDTGSTGGREPDLGHLRSVVGLVWRSVVMWMVLLALLTLARLLG, from the coding sequence ATGAGCTTCTTTGCCATCCTGTGCGCGTTGCTGATCGAGCAGGTGCGCCCGCTCGCAACCCACAACCCGGTCTATGGGAGCGTGCTGGCCTGGACGCGCTGGACCAGTCGCAACTTCGACGCCGGCCAATCGCACCATGGCTGGGTGGCCTGGGCGCTCGCCGTGTTCGTGCCGACCCTGCTGTCGCTGGGCGTGCACTGGCTGCTGGTGCTCACGCTCGGGCTGCCCTTCGCCGTGCTGTGGAGTGTCGCGATGCTCTATGTCACCCTGGGCTTCCGACAGTTCAGTCACCACTTCACCGGCATCCGCGATGCGCTGGAAGAGGGTGACGAGCCGCTGGCGCGCTCGCTGCTCGCGCACTGGCAGCATGTGGACGCGGCCGACCTGCCGCGCAGCGAGATCGTTCGCCACGTGATCGAGCATTCCGTCATCGCGGCACACCGCCATGTGTTCGGCGTGCTGGCGTGGTTTTCCGTTCTGGCCGCGTTGGGGCTGGGCCCGGCCGGCGCTGTGTTTTACCGCATGAGCGAATTCGTCGCACGCTACTGGGCACACAAGGACGGCGCCATCGTTCAGCCCTCCAGCGTGTGGGTGCAACAGGCGGCACGACGCGCCTGGTTGGCCGCCGACTGGCTGCCGGCGCGCATCACGGCGCTGGGCTTCGCGGTGGTCGGCAGCTTCGAGGACGCCATCGACAGCTGGCGCAACGATGCCCGCCGCTTCCCCGAGCCGAACGACGGCGTGATCCTCGCGGCCACCTCCGGCGCCGTGAACGTGCGGCTCGGCGGCGGTGGCCTGCGGCCGATGGCGCCGACCGATCCGCTGGCGAGCGCGCAAGTGGTCGATACCGGCTGGACCGACCCGGTCATCGACACCGGCAGCACCGGCGGCCGGGAGCCCGACCTGGGCCATCTGCGCAGCGTGGTCGGCCTGGTGTGGCGCTCGGTCGTGATGTGGATGGTGCTGCTGGCCCTGCTGACGCTCGCGCGCCTGCTGGGCTGA
- a CDS encoding CoA pyrophosphatase, with protein MTPIPATMEAIAPIEPINAVSLAAFDPRDVPVVRVDSDLPAVPASRLTAPALRARFATPPLWTPELRREPRIGDRAPAQAAVLVPIVQREVPTVLLTERATQMSTHSGQVAFPGGRVDPEDANITAAALREAWEEVGLSADYIEVLGSLPTYTTVTSFIVTPVIALVRPGFHLSLSPSEVADAFEVPLAHLMDPANHRRHAMVGEGLNARQWFSMPYQDGPQERFVWGATAGMLRNLYRFLSA; from the coding sequence TTGACCCCCATTCCCGCCACCATGGAAGCCATCGCGCCGATCGAACCCATCAACGCCGTCTCTCTGGCGGCCTTCGATCCGCGCGACGTGCCGGTGGTGCGTGTCGACAGCGACCTGCCCGCGGTGCCGGCGTCGCGGTTGACCGCGCCTGCGCTGCGTGCGCGTTTCGCGACGCCGCCCCTCTGGACGCCGGAGCTTCGCCGCGAGCCTCGCATCGGTGACCGCGCACCGGCGCAGGCCGCCGTGCTGGTGCCGATCGTGCAGCGCGAGGTGCCGACCGTGCTGCTGACCGAGCGCGCGACGCAGATGTCCACGCACTCGGGCCAGGTCGCTTTCCCGGGCGGGCGCGTCGATCCCGAGGACGCCAACATCACCGCCGCTGCGCTGCGCGAAGCGTGGGAGGAGGTGGGCCTGTCGGCCGACTACATCGAGGTGCTGGGCAGTCTGCCGACGTACACCACGGTCACGTCCTTCATCGTCACGCCCGTCATCGCGCTGGTGCGGCCGGGCTTCCACCTGAGCCTCAGCCCGTCGGAGGTGGCCGATGCCTTCGAAGTGCCGCTGGCGCATCTCATGGACCCTGCGAATCATCGACGCCATGCCATGGTGGGCGAAGGCCTGAATGCGCGGCAGTGGTTCTCCATGCCCTACCAGGACGGGCCGCAGGAGCGTTTCGTCTGGGGCGCGACGGCCGGCATGTTGCGCAACCTCTACCGCTTCCTCTCCGCCTGA
- the rplS gene encoding 50S ribosomal protein L19 — MNLIQTLEQEEIARLGKTIPDFMPGDTVIVSVNVVEGSRKRVQAYEGVVIAKRNRGLNSGFTVRKISSGEGVERTFQTYSPLIAAIEVKRRGDVRRAKLYYLRERSGRSARIKEKLPGKRMKAAAAQ, encoded by the coding sequence ATGAACCTCATCCAGACCCTCGAGCAGGAAGAAATCGCCCGGCTCGGCAAGACCATCCCCGATTTCATGCCCGGTGACACGGTCATCGTCAGCGTGAACGTCGTCGAAGGCAGCCGCAAGCGCGTGCAGGCCTACGAAGGCGTCGTGATTGCCAAGCGCAATCGCGGCCTGAACAGCGGCTTCACGGTGCGCAAGATCTCCAGCGGCGAAGGCGTGGAACGCACGTTCCAGACCTACAGCCCCCTGATCGCCGCCATCGAAGTCAAGCGCCGTGGCGATGTGCGCCGCGCCAAGCTGTACTACCTGCGCGAGCGCAGCGGTCGTTCGGCACGCATCAAGGAAAAGCTGCCGGGCAAGCGCATGAAGGCCGCCGCCGCTCAGTAA
- the trmD gene encoding tRNA (guanosine(37)-N1)-methyltransferase TrmD: MRFDVLTLFPELFAPLLTSGVTRRAYESKQVELVFWNPRDFAEGNYKRVDDRPFGGGPGMVMLAEPLSACLDAALAARGAPAPVVLFSPIGDTLRHAAVETWAAGEGAVLVCGRYEGIDQRFIDARVTHQISLGDFVLSGGEIAAMALLDAVARLQPGVLGDEASHVQDSFNPALDGLLDCPHYTRPEVWNGQAVPAPLMSGHHAQIERWRRDQRLTMSAARRPELVEAARAAGKLTKADELALKKKL, encoded by the coding sequence ATGCGCTTCGACGTTCTCACGCTGTTCCCCGAATTGTTCGCGCCGCTGCTCACGAGCGGCGTGACCCGTCGCGCCTACGAGTCCAAGCAGGTCGAACTCGTCTTCTGGAATCCGCGCGACTTTGCAGAAGGCAACTACAAACGTGTCGACGACCGCCCGTTCGGCGGCGGGCCGGGCATGGTAATGCTGGCCGAGCCCCTGTCGGCCTGTCTCGATGCAGCGCTCGCCGCGCGCGGCGCACCGGCCCCGGTGGTGCTGTTCTCGCCGATCGGCGACACCCTGCGCCACGCGGCGGTCGAGACCTGGGCGGCCGGCGAGGGCGCCGTGCTGGTCTGCGGTCGCTACGAAGGCATCGACCAGCGCTTCATCGATGCGCGGGTGACGCACCAGATCAGCCTCGGCGACTTCGTGCTGTCGGGCGGCGAGATCGCGGCCATGGCGCTGCTCGACGCGGTGGCGCGGCTGCAGCCCGGGGTGCTGGGCGACGAGGCCAGCCATGTGCAGGACAGCTTCAATCCCGCGCTCGACGGGCTGCTCGACTGCCCGCACTACACCCGCCCGGAAGTCTGGAACGGCCAGGCGGTGCCGGCCCCGTTGATGTCCGGCCACCATGCGCAGATCGAGCGCTGGCGGCGCGACCAGCGCCTCACGATGTCTGCAGCACGACGGCCGGAGTTGGTGGAGGCGGCGCGCGCAGCGGGCAAGCTCACCAAGGCCGATGAGCTGGCGTTGAAAAAAAAGCTATAA
- the rimM gene encoding ribosome maturation factor RimM (Essential for efficient processing of 16S rRNA): MLPTLEAAELPADAIEVGRIADAWGIKGWFKVLPHSAQPEALFSSKRWFIQPSSPATSTPKTGAFRLAIREAKEHSDCIVATSDDVPDRTAAEALRGARVFVPRSSFPTAGDDEYYWVDLIGLSVVNREGVALGTVRELLATGPQTTLVLASEQDGKPLERMVPFVAAFVDQVDLAGRLITVDWQPDY; this comes from the coding sequence ATGCTGCCCACGCTCGAAGCCGCCGAATTGCCGGCGGATGCGATCGAGGTGGGGCGCATCGCCGACGCCTGGGGCATCAAGGGCTGGTTCAAGGTCCTGCCCCACAGCGCCCAACCCGAGGCGCTCTTCTCTTCGAAGCGCTGGTTCATCCAGCCTTCCAGCCCGGCCACCTCGACACCGAAGACCGGCGCTTTCCGGCTCGCGATCCGCGAGGCCAAGGAACATTCCGATTGCATCGTTGCGACCTCGGACGACGTGCCCGATCGCACGGCCGCCGAGGCCTTGCGCGGCGCGCGCGTGTTCGTGCCGCGTTCGAGCTTTCCCACGGCGGGCGACGACGAGTACTACTGGGTCGACCTGATTGGCCTGTCGGTGGTCAACCGCGAGGGCGTGGCCCTGGGCACCGTGCGTGAACTGCTGGCCACCGGCCCGCAGACCACGCTGGTGCTGGCGTCCGAACAGGACGGCAAGCCGCTCGAGCGCATGGTGCCGTTCGTCGCGGCCTTCGTCGACCAGGTCGACCTGGCAGGGCGCCTGATCACGGTCGACTGGCAGCCTGATTACTGA
- the rpsP gene encoding 30S ribosomal protein S16, with product MVVIRLSRGGSKGRPFFNIVVSDKRVRRDGRFIERLGFYNPTAKENEESIRIAQDRLTYWKSVGAQASPTVIRLIKQAAAAAPKAAA from the coding sequence ATGGTCGTCATTCGACTCTCCCGCGGCGGCTCCAAAGGTCGTCCGTTCTTCAACATCGTCGTGTCGGACAAGCGCGTTCGTCGCGATGGCCGCTTCATCGAGCGTCTGGGTTTCTACAACCCAACCGCCAAGGAAAACGAAGAAAGCATCCGCATCGCGCAGGATCGCCTGACCTACTGGAAGAGCGTTGGCGCGCAAGCCTCGCCCACGGTCATCCGTCTGATCAAGCAAGCCGCTGCTGCTGCCCCCAAGGCCGCGGCTTAA
- a CDS encoding GNAT family N-acetyltransferase, protein MHPLTIRPSRDDDVAAITAIYAHHVLNGTGTFETDPPSADDMATRRADVLAKQLPYLVAERDGQVLGFAYCNWFKPRPAYRFSAEDSIYLADAARGQGVGSQLLAALSQAAEAAGVRKLIAVIGDSANAGSIGVHRAQGFAHVGVLKDCGWKFGQWRDVVLMEKSLGAGSTTAPE, encoded by the coding sequence ATGCATCCCCTCACCATCCGCCCCAGCCGGGACGACGACGTCGCCGCCATCACCGCCATCTATGCACACCATGTGCTCAACGGCACCGGCACCTTCGAGACCGATCCACCGAGCGCGGACGACATGGCCACGCGCCGTGCCGACGTGCTGGCCAAGCAGTTGCCCTACCTGGTGGCCGAGCGCGATGGCCAGGTCCTCGGCTTCGCCTACTGCAACTGGTTCAAGCCACGCCCGGCGTACCGCTTCTCCGCCGAGGATTCGATCTACCTGGCCGACGCCGCGCGCGGCCAGGGCGTGGGCAGCCAGCTGCTGGCCGCCCTTTCGCAGGCCGCCGAAGCAGCGGGGGTGCGCAAGCTCATCGCGGTGATCGGCGACTCGGCCAATGCCGGGTCGATCGGCGTGCACCGGGCCCAGGGCTTCGCGCATGTCGGCGTGCTCAAGGACTGCGGCTGGAAGTTCGGCCAATGGCGCGACGTGGTGCTGATGGAAAAGTCGCTGGGCGCCGGCAGTACCACGGCCCCCGAATGA
- a CDS encoding sugar-transfer associated ATP-grasp domain-containing protein gives MQSQTGRLRTPSIHTRTVLVGASLFALSTGLAQFLTDTPAWRFDSPVQYDSDFAVAVGLCWTLFQLAVHRKAQRERERWLMASGAMLLLGAIQATDLLVSSGLIHDDWLLDLPLWMAVATLVHAVLRRGRERPWVAMLWRAGVLLQTVFMLCDLCQGCSLPTWSISAEDIASLAEWSELLAIESYVMAFVLLGRAASSPAMSTRRRPLATGAEARRVYERGHLFQKAIYPPLRLAFYPGVRSVLLVATSIGLVVAIGPAVRRAAGRSLVGQFVDLLVLGLRHGFDPLAYYFQELYRPGRRAEAATYLTRHETKNGLLHLLNALRPAPDAVNEMKDKLRFAARCRHAGLPVPRTLLACDEAGVAWQAAPSDFDRDLFLKPRSGRGARGASMFERVGPLRYRTPDGDTLDLDALVERAGARGHHAPLIVQPRLHNHAELADLADQSLVTVRVLTCLDAQDQPVVTHGLLRILSKLEPGWQRQDEYGIPIDLASGQLGPIRSDRLARCADLYTHHPVKGQPVAGRALATWPALKALAMAAHRTFPHRILVGWDLASTVDGPVLLEGNINLDVMFPQRVHRQGFADSPLGPLLQHHLATLARAYDVD, from the coding sequence ATGCAATCGCAGACAGGGCGGCTCAGAACGCCGTCGATCCACACCCGGACCGTGCTGGTCGGCGCGAGCCTCTTCGCACTGTCGACCGGGCTGGCCCAGTTCCTCACCGACACGCCGGCCTGGCGCTTCGACTCACCGGTCCAGTACGACTCGGATTTCGCGGTCGCCGTCGGTTTGTGCTGGACCCTGTTTCAGCTTGCCGTTCATCGGAAAGCGCAGCGCGAACGCGAACGCTGGCTGATGGCGAGCGGCGCCATGCTGCTGCTCGGTGCCATCCAGGCCACCGACCTGCTGGTGAGCAGCGGGCTCATTCATGACGACTGGCTGCTCGACCTGCCGCTGTGGATGGCGGTGGCGACGCTCGTGCATGCGGTGCTGCGCCGGGGGCGCGAGCGCCCCTGGGTGGCGATGCTCTGGCGCGCCGGTGTGCTGCTTCAGACCGTCTTCATGCTGTGCGACCTGTGCCAGGGCTGCTCGCTGCCGACCTGGTCGATCTCGGCGGAAGACATCGCCTCGCTGGCCGAATGGAGCGAACTGCTCGCCATCGAAAGCTATGTGATGGCCTTCGTGCTGCTGGGCCGCGCGGCCTCATCGCCTGCCATGTCGACACGCCGTCGGCCGCTCGCCACAGGCGCCGAGGCGCGGCGCGTGTACGAGCGGGGCCATCTGTTCCAGAAGGCGATCTATCCGCCGTTGCGCCTGGCGTTCTATCCCGGCGTGCGATCGGTGCTGCTGGTCGCCACCTCGATCGGCCTGGTGGTGGCCATCGGCCCGGCCGTCCGGCGCGCGGCAGGGCGCTCGCTGGTCGGCCAGTTCGTCGACCTGCTCGTACTCGGACTGCGCCACGGGTTCGACCCGCTGGCCTACTACTTCCAGGAACTCTATCGGCCGGGTCGGCGCGCCGAAGCCGCCACCTATCTGACGCGGCATGAGACCAAGAACGGGCTGCTGCATCTGCTGAACGCCCTGCGGCCGGCCCCCGACGCGGTCAACGAGATGAAGGACAAGCTGCGCTTCGCCGCCCGTTGCCGGCATGCGGGCCTGCCGGTGCCCCGCACCCTGCTGGCCTGCGACGAGGCGGGGGTGGCCTGGCAGGCCGCGCCGTCCGACTTCGACCGCGACCTGTTCCTGAAACCACGCAGCGGTCGCGGTGCACGTGGGGCGTCGATGTTCGAGCGGGTGGGCCCGCTGCGCTACCGCACCCCCGACGGCGACACGCTGGACCTCGACGCCCTGGTCGAACGGGCCGGGGCACGCGGCCACCACGCGCCGCTGATCGTGCAGCCGCGGCTGCACAACCACGCGGAGCTGGCCGACTTGGCCGACCAGTCGCTGGTCACGGTCCGGGTGCTGACCTGCCTCGACGCGCAGGACCAGCCCGTGGTGACGCACGGCCTGCTGCGCATCCTGTCGAAACTCGAACCAGGCTGGCAGCGCCAGGACGAATACGGGATCCCGATCGATCTGGCGAGCGGACAGCTGGGGCCGATCCGCAGCGACCGGCTGGCGCGCTGTGCCGACCTGTACACGCACCATCCAGTGAAAGGACAGCCGGTCGCAGGGCGCGCGCTGGCCACCTGGCCCGCGCTCAAGGCGTTGGCCATGGCGGCACACCGCACGTTCCCGCACCGCATCCTCGTGGGCTGGGACCTCGCCTCGACCGTGGACGGGCCGGTGCTGCTCGAAGGCAACATCAACCTCGACGTGATGTTCCCGCAGCGGGTGCACCGGCAGGGCTTCGCCGACAGCCCCCTCGGGCCACTGCTGCAGCACCACCTCGCCACGCTCGCACGGGCGTACGACGTGGACTGA
- a CDS encoding DoxX family protein, producing the protein MKLLYASDFKIKLENFDLTRSENILRIICGAFMFPHALSKFAALGTLSAGTVGFFAKAGFQPPEFWVWLAAFMEVATGVGLVLGICTRYAALGAAGALAVAVYALQMVKGFGWTWNTGGYEYPVFWGITCLAVAIWEFRRVYGDSTFKARASIGGQPVRTPAG; encoded by the coding sequence ATGAAACTTCTGTACGCCAGCGACTTCAAGATCAAGCTGGAAAACTTCGACCTCACCCGCAGCGAGAACATCCTGCGCATCATCTGCGGCGCCTTCATGTTCCCGCATGCCCTCAGCAAGTTCGCCGCGCTCGGCACGCTCTCGGCCGGCACCGTGGGCTTCTTCGCCAAAGCCGGGTTCCAGCCGCCCGAATTCTGGGTCTGGCTGGCCGCCTTCATGGAAGTCGCCACGGGCGTCGGGCTGGTGCTGGGCATCTGCACCCGCTATGCCGCCCTCGGTGCCGCCGGCGCCCTGGCCGTGGCGGTCTATGCGCTGCAGATGGTCAAGGGCTTCGGTTGGACCTGGAACACGGGCGGCTACGAATACCCCGTCTTCTGGGGCATCACCTGCCTAGCCGTCGCGATCTGGGAATTCCGGCGCGTCTACGGCGACAGCACCTTCAAGGCGCGCGCCTCGATCGGCGGCCAGCCCGTCAGAACACCTGCAGGCTGA